The region ATAATTTCTAGTTTTAACTCCGAATCTGACCTTAGATTGCAATTAAATACTGAGCTAGTCCTATTTAAGTTGCTGCTCTGAAGACTCTGAACCTTGATGTTGCTCAACAAAAGTGGTATTCGATTTTGGAGTCATAACTTCCATATCTCTATGGAGCAAGTCCAACATACAACAAGTTCTATTAGATTCACGGTGTGAATTATCTCCTGAAAGAAACACATGCCCACTATTGTTTACTTCAATCCAGCTACAACCCGGTTGCTTCTTCACTCCGTTGTCTTTCATTCGATTTGAAATCCGCTTCGCGTCTTCTCTTCTTCCTATACTCGAGTACATTTCtgccaaaattaaatatataccaGATCTACTGGGCTCTATCTCCAACAATTTCTCACCAGCTATCTCACCCACTGCAATGTTCTTGTGAATTCTACATGCTCCAAGCAACGCTCCCCAAACGCTTGCAGGAACTTCAATTCCATCTGCTCTCATTTGATGTAGAAACGTCATTGCTTCATCAATGAGTCCAAATCTCCCCAAAAGATCAATAAGACAGGTATAATGCCCATCTGTTGGCTGCAGTCGACAATTATTTCTCATATAATCAAAATAGTATCTGCCTTGGTCCACCAATCCTGCATGACCACAGGCAGACAAAACACCCATAAAAGTTATGTGGTTGGGCTTAACATCAGCTAGTCTCATTTGCTCAAACATCTCTATCGCTTGTTTGCCAAACCCATGATGAGCAAATCCACAGATTATAGAATTCCACGAGATGATATTAGGACTTGGCATAGTGGAGAACTCTAGTAATGCAGAAGGCATGTTTCCACACCTCGCATACATGGTAACCATTGCATTAGAAACTGCAGTAATATTATCCAAACCTATTTTAATCACCTCTGCATGGATTTGTTCACCAAGATTTGGAGCAGGCAAATCTGAACAGATTGTCAAAACACTAGTAATTGTAGCTTTATCAGGCAATGGACCTATATCTTTCATTCTAACAAAGTATCTAAGACCTTGCTCACCATGATCGTTTTCTCCTAATCCACAAATCGCTACATTCCATACAGTTGTATCCGTATCTGGAATTAGTTCAAAAAGCCTAATAGCATTGCTAACCTCACCAATTTCAAAATATCCGACAAGGACATTTGTCCATGACACAACGTCATGATACGGCAGTTTCTCAAGTAATAAATGAGCTGCTTTAACATGTCCAATTCTTAATAGTCCTAACAAAACCGTGTTCCACGTATTTTTACATTTCTGAGGCATTTCCATGAAGAACTGAACAGCATCTCCGACTCTTCCACAGCTTACCAATCCATTAATGAAATACTTCCAAGAATTCAAATCCCGGTTTGGCATTCTTTGAAACAAATCTTCTGCCATCTCAACTTGCTGGTTTTGGATATATCCAATCATCATAGCATTCCAAACACGATCATCTTTTACCGGAATCTCTTCGAAAAACTCACGAGCTTCAGTAATCCGACCCACTCTAGCAAACCCAGAAACCATTATCATC is a window of Mercurialis annua linkage group LG2, ddMerAnnu1.2, whole genome shotgun sequence DNA encoding:
- the LOC126667974 gene encoding pentatricopeptide repeat-containing protein At4g02750-like isoform X2, producing the protein MLSICHHSRLLKLSHILFLTLTKSLSTLNPNVSPLLPTSQTLPYLKPLNFKISNYMRNGLVKEAQNLFDEMPQRNTVTWNAMILVSGLVQCGDLDGAREVFDGMLLRDNVSWNSILAGYVHDGLVDEAVRIFNGIPMEMRNVISWNLVIGALLNSRQADLAKEYFRGMNARDSVSWMIMVSGFARVGRITEAREFFEEIPVKDDRVWNAMMIGYIQNQQVEMAEDLFQRMPNRDLNSWKYFINGLVSCGRVGDAVQFFMEMPQKCKNTWNTVLLGLLRIGHVKAAHLLLEKLPYHDVVSWTNVLVGYFEIGEVSNAIRLFELIPDTDTTVWNVAICGLGENDHGEQGLRYFVRMKDIGPLPDKATITSVLTICSDLPAPNLGEQIHAEVIKIGLDNITAVSNAMVTMYARCGNMPSALLEFSTMPSPNIISWNSIICGFAHHGFGKQAIEMFEQMRLADVKPNHITFMGVLSACGHAGLVDQGRYYFDYMRNNCRLQPTDGHYTCLIDLLGRFGLIDEAMTFLHQMRADGIEVPASVWGALLGACRIHKNIAVGEIAGEKLLEIEPSRSGIYLILAEMYSSIGRREDAKRISNRMKDNGVKKQPGCSWIEVNNSGHVFLSGDNSHRESNRTCCMLDLLHRDMEVMTPKSNTTFVEQHQGSESSEQQLK
- the LOC126667974 gene encoding pentatricopeptide repeat-containing protein At4g02750-like isoform X1, with translation MLSICHHSRLLKLSHILFLTLTKSLSTLNPNVSPLLPTSQTLPYLKPLNFKISNYMRNGLVKEAQNLFDEMPQRNTVTWNAMIRGYFQNGQSRNAFNLFNLTPERDIYSYNIVVSGLVQCGDLDGAREVFDGMLLRDNVSWNSILAGYVHDGLVDEAVRIFNGIPMEMRNVISWNLVIGALLNSRQADLAKEYFRGMNARDSVSWMIMVSGFARVGRITEAREFFEEIPVKDDRVWNAMMIGYIQNQQVEMAEDLFQRMPNRDLNSWKYFINGLVSCGRVGDAVQFFMEMPQKCKNTWNTVLLGLLRIGHVKAAHLLLEKLPYHDVVSWTNVLVGYFEIGEVSNAIRLFELIPDTDTTVWNVAICGLGENDHGEQGLRYFVRMKDIGPLPDKATITSVLTICSDLPAPNLGEQIHAEVIKIGLDNITAVSNAMVTMYARCGNMPSALLEFSTMPSPNIISWNSIICGFAHHGFGKQAIEMFEQMRLADVKPNHITFMGVLSACGHAGLVDQGRYYFDYMRNNCRLQPTDGHYTCLIDLLGRFGLIDEAMTFLHQMRADGIEVPASVWGALLGACRIHKNIAVGEIAGEKLLEIEPSRSGIYLILAEMYSSIGRREDAKRISNRMKDNGVKKQPGCSWIEVNNSGHVFLSGDNSHRESNRTCCMLDLLHRDMEVMTPKSNTTFVEQHQGSESSEQQLK